Genomic DNA from Channa argus isolate prfri chromosome 10, Channa argus male v1.0, whole genome shotgun sequence:
CAGTGTAAAAAGAATGCAGCAGATGCAAACATCCATTGTGTCAGAGACAGCTTTTGATAATGTGAGCCTGgcttaaaacatttgcttttagcagtttttatcAGTTTGATTGGGAGCCATTCTGGCCTTTCACCTTACAGTCGCTCAATCGTATCTTTTCAACAGGTGAATCCAGTGAGTGGAAAACTGTAACTGGACCTTCCTACAAGGATAGAGTTAATTTCACCTGCTTTTatatgcagcagcagagaggcagGAGTCTTacatagttttttgtttgacatCGTCAGCTAATCATTTTGAGGTTTAGTGGCCAGTCAGAGGTCACTAAATGTTCATAGCTATTTGGGAATGACCATGTGAGATACGTTTTTTCCCATGGGTTGACCTGAGCTTCATATGCCAAGGGTATCCCAGAAGCATGACTGTGTCTCAGCTGAGGTGGAGGTTAGGATGGTCCCTCAAGGCGCTGCAGCTAAAGATGGCCATGCCCTGAAGAACAGATACAAACACAGGATGGAGAGAAAATAGATTGTCATTGTATAATTTGAGCATTTGAACAGTAGATGTTTTTTCCATTAGTTGTTCCTGGAAAACAAGAGGACAAAGAAGCAAAGTCCTGGCACGGAAAATAATACCATATTATGCTCAACTGTAATCTGGTGTAATATATATACGATATACTTCTGTAAAGTTTAATGTCAGTCTCCTGTTGGCTTGGGAGTAATCAGTGTTTTCAACATGCCTGACAATGTGACATACGAATGTCGTGGAAGTTTATAAATAGACGTCTGTTTTGGGTTCCCACGCTCAAAAAGTGCAGCAATATGAAGACTTCCACAAGCCAATCAATGAAAACAGAGTGGGTTTTGGGGAGGAGGGATGGCCTTAAAGACACAGGAGCTGATACAAACCATTTCACTCACTTATGAGTGAGTTATAAGATCAGTCAGCACCTTTTTCAATTACAATCACACAACCTTATCATACAACAAATGCATCCCCTGGATAAAATATATGCCTTAATTAATACACAATATGGTGTGTTTACAATGTATCTGGACAAACAATATTATGTTGGATatcactttgttgttttttcctaaaTTGAGTGTCAAGGTAGACACatacataacaaaaataaaaaatgaatgagaagaaaacaacaaacctgtaacaaaaatacacagctgcagtgcagtcagtaaaaaaagcacacagaTGTACTGCATTGgtaaacaaacactgacacttgGACACAAAGATAAAAGCAACTTACCACACCATGGCCCCTAACGAGGAAGACTTCCACTTAGACGTTGCCGTAATTCTACAGAGACACTGAGAAAAATGATGTGATGTGGGGGTGATGAGGAGGAAAAGCAGTCATCCAACCATTCCAGGATTGTTGGCTTGATTctcggctcctccagtcacatgtcaaagtgtctttaaaGAAGCCACCAAACCCAAACTAAACCCCAACCTCCCAGTGAGaacaggccagctgcataacagctccccatttgtgagtgagtgtgtgtgtgattgtgagagtgaattggtgaatgagaagcagtgtagagTGCTTTGGGcaccaataaggtagaaaagtgctatataagtgcagaccatttaccatttaccatgtaatacacatttacatttgatggAATTAAACTTAAAGGCAGAGAATTCTAATCAAACTGGTCTTAGTTTCTGATCTATTCAATGTGTCCATCTTATATGGACACTGTTAAATATAATCTGCTCTGTACGTGATGTGGACATTGTTTGAACTCAGGCCATTGGAACCCAGCGTTTGGACGCTGATGTGGATGGGGACACTCAGGTCAACATTCTCCATAATACACTGTGGagcataacaataaaacattcagtACATGAATTGCGGTTTGGGTTTTTGGAGTGTTAGCAGAACACGATAATGCACAGCTGTTAAGTACAGGTGGAGCTGTTACCTTGGTGCATGCTGAGCTCATGACAGATTTGTGGAAGTCTCCGTCAATGAACACCTTAGAGGTAATTAAAGGCAAACACCTTTAGACAAATATCTCTCAAAATCAAAGCTCATATGTCAGTGTACCTGCCAGTTCATTCTTCCTACCCTGTATCCATACACAAACGTGCCGTTACTGCAGCCCAGTTCATCGAGGGGAGGCCTCTCCCAGCCAATCATGAGGCTGCTCTGGCCCACTGTTCTAATGACCTCAACAGCACTCACCTCTGCTGGAGCTTCTAGAGGTAATCAGACAGAGAACGGTTAAGCATCCTCACTTGCTTGCTCATATTGCAGATGCAAAATTAGTGATGGGTCAAACAATACTGAAAAGTTGGTGCGTGTGCCAAGCAGAAATTGTGAAACCGTGTATCTAAGTGTGTATgctttaagaagaaaaaaaataaatcacgtGACCCatacagctgctgtgttgtaAGGAAATGAAGAATTGTGTTTATCTTTTGACTGTAATGTCAAAAGataaacacactgtactgtactgtaggaAAGGACACTTTGTTTGGTGctttttgtattagtttttgtttcgTCATTGTCCACTGATATTTATTGGACCATcgagaaaaaattatttttctctagCCTGGGATCATTTTGATCTTATAACTCCAAATACATTTCTCCAAATAAGTTTTCCTTTCCTGTCTAcacttttgctcagttttcatttAAGTTTATTATGTTCAAATTCCCTTCTGAAGGACTCTACACTTAATTTTTCCTTCCATTATTTAACCGCTTCACAGAGCTGTCTTACATAAACAGGAGCACTTCATCAATGCACCTCTACAaacttgctttaaaatgtttatgtactTGCGCCTCATCTGTAGCTTCTGGgacttttttccaaagcaggaAAACTGCAAAATCAACTTGGCTCAAACATGCTACCAAAACGTctctttcttaataaaaatgtgtgtgatggCTTTTCCCCTCACATAAGTACACAAGCACTCCcactttcacttatttttcattaatttcattaattaatttcatttcatttcatttatttttttcattaggtTTATGTACTGCAGTGTGCTGATGTAGGCAGTAAATAGAGCAACATCAAACTATCAGAATGTGACAAAACAGCCTAATTCTAGGCTGGGTACATCGCACTGCTGCAAAAACTAATTTTCTACAATGTTAAATTGCAGCAATATGCACAGAGGACTAGAGAGGACACAGAGGAAGTGTAGGAATTGTTGTGTCGTTACAATAAAGACATTTCAATGTTTTCAATTTCTACACCACAATTATATAAAAGCTGCTCAACcgtatgtgtttgcatttaataACAACAATTACTTCTACTGGGGCTTTaagaaaagttttattattcttttgtgTGAATAATCCGATATTGAACATTTGCATTACCTGGTTTAGGTCTTGCTCTCTTGGTCTTTTCTAGGCCAGCAGGAGACCTTCTGGCAGATGTTTCGGAGTTCTCAGGAGAGGGATGTGTGGTTGGAGTGCAGGATGCAGTGAACACAAAGTCGTCATATGACAGGGCAGCACCATCCGTTTTTGAagtcatattaaaaatattaacctTTGGGGGTGCTGACATGCTAGAGGCAGTTCTGTCTGAGGCAGTGTTTTTTGGATTTGTGTCAGAACCTATTGACAGAGGCAAGTCCAAGCCAGTGGCCCTCAGAGTTAAAGGAGTGGCAGCTGGACGTGGTGCATCAGATATGTCAGAAATAGTCATTTGCTTTGTCGATGTTGTGGGTAAAGATACCATAGAACCACTGCTTGAGATGGATTTGGCTTTGTTAAGTGGCATAGTGGCCAAAGGAAGGTGAGATGAGCCAGAATTAGCAAATGTTGTAGTTTTAGATGTAACTGTTCTGTTGTGATTGTCAGTAAACACATTAGGGCTGAGTTTCACACCAGCAGATCTTGAGCCAACTGCATTAAAAAGTGTTACTGACTTATTAATGGCAGTAGGTTTTATTACAGGAATGTTTGTAGTATGGCCTGTGGTGACTTGGGAGGAGTTGGAATGGGGATTATCAAAACCAATGTTCTGCTCACTTGTCTGAGAGCCTGAGATCAGGTCTGCAGGAGCTGAAAACAATAGACTTTTCCTGGGTTGCTCTTCTCTTCCCCTGCACATTGGGGcctataaatacaaacaaaatgaaagcagatTTGTCAACACAGTAATAATCTCAATTTTAGGCTTGACTCCACTTTAATGTGTCCTTGTTTCTGGTGAGATTTCTAACATTAAAATTACCATATGTGCATTactgaatgtttaaaaagttgGTGTTTACCTGATAGCTGCTCATCAGAGTTTTCTGCAGTTGCTTATGCAAGTTGATGATCTTTTCGGGACTACTCAGCCTCCTGCTTGGACTGCTTCCTTGGCTGGAGAGTGGGGAGGATGGACTCGGTGAGGATTCAGTCAAGTTGGTGAAACCTGGGGAAAATTTCCCTTTCATGTCTGGATGATGAAATTCAAGTTTCTCTGAACCACAGGCAGAGTGAAACAGCTGTATTGGAGGTGATACAAaactttaatgtttctttttacaggACAAATGCTAAATAACATGGTTCTGATTATAATTactaattaattataattataaatatataattatgaaTTAATATGTCTGGTATATACAGAATGTCAAGATATCAATTTACAATATTAATGATTCCGTGATTAAAAACAAGTTAGTGAGTACGTGAGGCAACCTACAGGTTCGGTCTCATGTAAAGTGGGTTTTTAGTGCTAAAGTCTTATTTAGGACCACAGTTCCCCAAAATCACTCTCAcctgtgttgtgtttgtatttaaggCCTCTTTCAATGGAGCAGCAGGTGATGGTGAATCATAGATATTGATGAGCTCTTGCACGGGTGAAAAATTGGCATTTTTCTCAGATTTTTCCACTGTGACTTCACTGCTGCAGTATTGAAGATTTTCTGTACATTCCCTGGTAGTGCAAGTgtgattttcactttttaagtCTCTGCATTTGACTCCAGGTTCACTGAATCCATTTTGGTGCCCTTTGTTAACCGATGGTAATATAGCAGGGGAGCTCGGATCAGGTGGCAATCCACCACTGTAGTGTGGAAGATCGGAAATAAATCCTGCTTTAAACCCAGCACTGTGATTCTGGGTGTTTACGCTCTTTCCTGGTGTGAATGTTGCAGTGTAGTCTTGCAGAGCGGAGTCACTGAGCAGTTGCTCGACCTGCTGTGTGAGCGTAGAGTCCATGCAGCCATGTCTGTGCATGGCCTTCATCATCTGAACCAACAAGCTGTTTCTCTCCTGACACTTCACCACCAGGCATGACAGCTTGGCCTATTATATAACAAAACAGCAGCCAGTACAAATTACCTGCAGTCCAacagacatgttttaatatGACTACTGTTACTTGACTGTACAACAGTGTACAagataaaggaaaacaaagctATACATTTCCTCACCTTCAAAGGAGCTATATCCAGATCTGTATGGCTCTTCCTTTTCAAGAGTGCATCATACTGCAGACAAAACACATAGAAAAGTACTGAAGAATAAATGATACCattcataaagaaaatatgACTGCAAAACTACAGCTGACAGGTCATGTACCTTAGCTCTAATGTTGTTGTAGCGGGTCCAGAGTGACGTGAGAACACCACTCAGATCATTTTTGCTGCCCTGCCCTTGTTTTAGAGCGATATACTCAGAGTTCAACTCTTCCAGAGCCACCGACTGTgcagttttacacacacatcaacaagcacacacagagtaaCAGATCCATAATTAAGCCTCCCTTATGATGTTGCTGTTTCTCGTTTTTTGTTACTGCAATTATCAATTATTTCTGCATTATTTTGTCGAAACATCATCAAAAGTCAAATAACTGGAAACCAGTGATGATTAGTAATGTGGGTTAAGTCTTACTAGGTTGATGAAAATACAGGTTTTCagaaagcagaaacacattGTTACTGAGCTGAGATCATAAATGCAAGATTGCCACTGTAATTAATTTAGAATTCATTTGTGAAAAACAGAACTTTACCGTATGTCATTCTTACCTTAGctctgagctgagctgagaGGATGTTGTATTGCTCCTCTATCTGTGTCTTTACTAACTGAGCATCGGTCTTCTCTCTGACCACACCTGTCAGGCTGCTCTGCAGCTCCCTCACCTATGACAGAAAAGCACTGTTTAAAGCAAACAGATCAATATTAACTTTAATTAGCTCTGCACCAGCTActgaataataatataaaagaaaCAAGATGCCCAAAATAAGAATGCATTAAGGAGTTAATCTGGTCTTAAAAGGCAAACGGAATTGAAGTGTAAACAAGCACATCAAATGTGACACAATTCACACGCCATGCATTAATTTCTACCACAAAATAAttgtcatgtactgtatatctatTTAAATACCTGGCTGGTGAGGCTCGCATTTTCCGTTCTGATTTCTTCTACTTGACTGGCTAAATCAATCACTCTCATTCCTTTTTCAGTTGCTTGAGTCGCcttcttctctgcctcctccctcCTGGCTTCTGACTGACACAATTCACTCTGCAACTTCTTGGTCTGAACATTTACGCAAATAACATGAGCGCATTGACTTTCTTTCTCTGATGAACTGCCATTCACGATAATAGAGTGCAAATGAAGTACACTctcaattttaacatttaaacatttggtGTACTGGTTTCCTATATTGTGACTCACTTTCTTCCAAGTAAATGTTGTCTTTAACTGCAAATGATGAGAGAAGCTTACCTCTGCTCGAGTCTCTTCCAGTTCCTCTCGTGACCTCTTTAATTGTTCTCCCAAAGCTTCAATCTCTCTCATCAGATCACTTTGCTTCTATTAtccatgaaaaacattttgtgttaccTCACAGCACTCACATTACatgatactgtatgttgatGAACCATAATGCTGACAGAGATCACAGTGTGTCTTTTTTATACCCATGTAGAGTttcctttgaagtttttaatgTGGCATTTTTCTGCATCGTATTCTTCTATCCCAACTAGGGTCATATCAGCACCATTTGGATTCAACAGATGCTGCAtttgtttcctctcctctgtttgtgtttggctgATAAAAGCAGAATGGACACTGTTTTTTTCTACTCTTAGCCCCTGAATTTCAAGTCTTAGCTGCTTTTCCTCCTGTTTTAAACAGCTGACTGAATGTTCAGCTtgtcctttttcttctctcaaactgttaattgatttttttaacttgtcGCAGTCTTCTTGTAAAGTGTAGGAAAACTGGTCTCTATTTTCTTTGAGACACTTAAGGGAATTGGTTAGTTCATCTCTCTCCTGTTTTAAATTGAGCCCTTCGTGGCCTAACTGGGCATTCTGTCTCTGTAAACATTGTATTGATTGCAGAATTTGATCTTGCTCTAATTTTCCACTTGAAAGAGATTCCATCAgtgcctgtttttctttttcaagacCAGACAAagtctctttttcctctttcaggcCACTCATTGACCTAATAAAGTTATCTCTACTATTCTTCAGTGCAGAGACTGCTTTACTAAACTCTTCTCTCTCTTGTTTGAGACCAGCAAGAGACTTAGAGatgttgtctttctcctctttcagtCCCCAAATTGTCCGAGTTAAGTGCtgcttctcttctgtctgtATCTGGACTGACAGAGCTACTTCTTTCTGCTGCTCTCTGAGGCAATTTAAGTGGCCCAGGAGCTCTTCTCGGTCTGTTTTGAGGATCTGGATAGACTTGATCAGCTGGTCCACTTGATCAGTCAGCGAACTAACCTGCAAAGTGTTTTGTAGACTGTTTTGCAATAAACCGCTTGGATTATTATGCTGTGAACCAGGAGCTGAAGCTGTAGTCAAATCAGCTATTTGTTGACCAGAAATCAACTGCAGTTCTTCTCTGTTTAGCACATTATCCCCCAAACTGCCCACATGTACTTTGAGGTTGTGCTGCTCTCTACTCTCCTCTAAATTTTGCTGTAGATCCATGATGGTATTGAGATCATCCTCAGTCTTCCTGGTGAGTTCTGTGATTAGACAGCCTTGTTCCTGTTTCTCCTGCTCCAGGCTGGCTCTGTCTTCTTCTAACTTAGAGATATGCTCCTTCAGCTGTGTTTCCTCCTTCTTGACCTCCTCCTCTCTGAGCTCAATATGAGCCAGCAGCTCCTGAATCCGGTCTGCCAAGGCCCGGTTTTCCTGATTCAAGGCCAGGGCAAGATCATCCTGGGCAAGGGAAAGGATGGTGTTATCAGGAGTAGAGGAGGGCTGAGGGTGATCAGCTCCATTACAGCTAGACAGTAAGATGATCTGTGTATGCATAAATAGAATGCATGATAGAATTTGATAATTTAAGTACAGCCGTTGTTTAAAAGGTtgggtttattttgttgtaaatttgaAAATACTGCAACTGCTGTGGCATACTATACCTTTTCTCTTGAAGACCCTTGTTCTGCCTcagcttcttcttctgcctGTTTTTTGAGGTGTAAGTTTAACTGAATATTCTCCTCAGACATTACCTGCAGCAGttgctgtgtgtgctgcagggcAACCTCTAGGCTGTCACTGTGCTCTTGAAGGGCCTCAAGATCCTTTTGTAAGCCCATGCTCCTATAAGCTTCCCTCAAGGCATCAGATTCCTCACTGGGGTTTTTCTCTAGGTTTAAAATTCCCCTGGAGCACAAGGTTCCCAGTTTAAACTCATCTATTGTCTCTGTAGTCAAGGAGAGTGTCTGGAAGTTGGGGTTGGTCCTGGATCCTTGGCAGGCAGAGAGGTTTACGGGGTCTGATTTGGCAGATGAGGAGTGATCGTTGGTCTTTTTCTGAACGGTCTCCGCTGCATCCTGGTGGTGGACATGTGGAACTGCGGATGAATATGTCTGGGCTAGACCCTCACTAGTAGCCCCCTGTACCTGtggaaattatatttatgacatgtaaataaaaaattccatccaagtaattaaaattcatattttaccatggtaaaatattcattttatttagatGCACTCTTTCCCCAGGGAGTTATGTAACACACTAACTTATAGCAGCAGAGCCTTTACTTATTGGGTGCATTCCCTCTGTTCATGCTGTAAGTCCTTCTCATGAAACAAGAAGGAACTTAATATTAAGCAAATAATAATACCCAACTGGATATTCAATGATCCTTTTAATATCGGcattatatttgaaaaaacCCATTTGGCCTGTCCTAAGTGTAAAACTAGCAAAACTgactaaaagaaagaaactgcatCCATTTGAATAGCAATATCTCTAAAACCAATTTAAAAGTAATGCCTAATAAACAGGTGCAGGATACTAATTATTTATACAGGCCATCAACAAATGCTTTATATCGACATGTTTAATAATTCTACATTTGATATTTCTAACCTACATACACATATGTTACTGATATTGAAGTTAAGGATTATAAAATCTTGATATAGAATAAAGTCTTATTTTTGAAGTAAAAGGCACAGAATGTGGTGAAAAAAATTCAAGTAAATACTGGACCATGTGTTACTGTGTATGCGCTTGTATGACCATCTGTACTGTTGTTGTCTTATTTGTGTTCTGTTGCTCCTGCTTTATTTGGGTCTCCCTTGCCCGTAGATCTTATACAATGCCACTACCTTAATCAACACAatgtatgtaataataataattatggttatGAAAAAGTCTTACACACCTCTCCAAAGCCCCGTACAAAAGAATGTGTCATGGTGGTGTTAGAGGACCGAGGACAAATAGTACTGCAGTTTGGCGAGCTGGTCCCAAGACTCCGACATGTGGACTCAGAGATTTGAGATGACTGACTTGGTATTTGGTTTGTAGCTTCTTTGAGGACCTGCTGGAGTCTGTGGTTCTCCTCTCTGAGCTCTTCTGCCTCCTCCAGTAGGGAGCTTTCAGACAATTTCAGCCGCTGCATCTCTGCCTTCATCTCCTCCATTTGGCAGCCGAGGAAGTGGCTGTTTTCCTGGGCCCCCTGCAGCTGCTCCATAAGTCTTTTTCGTTCTGTCATcccatcctcctctctctccaacAGCACCCTGAGATCCTCCTGTAGGCTCAGGATAAAGCGTTGCAGTCTGGCCTCATCTGAGCTCTGTCTTgtatctttgtttctttctccttctgtatCTTTCTCTGATTTTCCCTCATCGCCATCTTGTCCGCTTTCTCTTTCAGTTTCAACACTTGGCTGCCATTgcttccttttctcttcctttctctcttcttctccttcacccTCTCCTCTCATGGTAGTCAGTCTCTCTTGTTGTTTCCAAAATGTCATGGTCCCACCAGTGATTCTGACTGCACTGATCATTGCTGCCCCCGTGGCTGCACTTACAATCATGTCAAGTAGCTGCTTCTCTAAAGTGTAGATCCGGCTCTGAAGGCTCTGCTCTCTGTCCTGGGCCAGGGTGAGTTTGTGCTGAAGTTGGGTTTTAAAGTTCTCAAAGTACTGGGACTGGCGACTCATCTCATCTTCTTTGGCCTTTAACTGTCTCTGACAACGCTGCAGTCGCTCTTTCCATACCTGCTCCCCTCGCTCTTTCTCCAGAGTCTGAGAAATGGTAAAGATGGGAGGGAGTGAAAACAGTAAAGGGAGATATTGGAAAACCAACTCCTGACTTATGGTAAATCCCACACTGTCAATGAATTCAAAGTTTGTTTTACAACATGCTGTGGCTAAGCCATTTCCTGAGTTACACAAAAGCCCTTTTAGAATATGCATTAGCTTGTGTGATAGTAATGTAACAGTATCATGTCTTAGCAGAGTGCTGTTACCAACACTAGCTTGTACTGTTTTCtgtactgtttgttttatttcattctttacCTTTGAATCTTTGTAGTTGTAGGTAATTGAATTAATTAAGAAAGTCCATCCCTTGAGCTGGgctaaacacaatatttatttgtgCCTGCAGTAGGGACGTGTGAACTCAAAATGTCCTAGAGCATCTCCTAAAACCAACTTGTAAAgttattttgtggtttgttcGTCCCTGCATTGTGATGCATTTACAGATCTAGAAAACTCACCATGGCCCTGACTTCCCCCCTGAGCATTTGTAGTCTGTGGTCCAGCCTCTGAGAGTGTTGCATGCTGGGGGTTAGCTGACAGAGCTGTAGCAGCAGGCTCCTCTCTGACCTCTGTAACGGTTTGATCctgcaacacaacacagagaAGCTGTTATCATCGCATAAATCTGCAAACTAACAGAAATGTGAAAGATGCAATTACCTTCTAATGCTAGAAGTAATGCAAATTTAAATCTCCTGGATTGAGCAGTCCAGCAGAAATGTTAGCAGCAGCGTGTTTGCATGCAAGTGTGTCGTGCAGTCAGGAGCATTTGATATGCGATATCACCTCTGCCAAAAGTGAGCATAGTAGCAGGTGTgcgcatgtgcgtgtgtgtcactGGATCTCCCCTCTCCCCCAGTCTCTCACCTGTTCATCAGGGAACTGTCGAACCCGCAGGTTCTGATTAGTTCTCACAGAGTTCATAACCATAATAATACTACTGTTTCCGGTACCTGTGTTGTCTGATTAGGTCATGTGATCCTCCATTGGTCAGCCTGCTCCACTTAGGTGAGCTTTATTAACCTGTAACAAAAGAACTGATGTTAATACTCTTTATCGttttcacttacacacacacacacacacacacacacacacacggaggcaAAGATCCATatgcacaaaacacaattaTCTATTATTTACAATGTTAACAGCTTGGTTGCAAGTTGTCAAGCACAGGTATCTCTCAGGTTACCCTGCCTCCTAATCCTGTCCCCCTCTAGCTACACCTACCACATTTTACAAATCCTCCCATCATGAAAGCTTAAAAACCTACTATTTTTTCAGGTCTGTAATAAATCCATGCTCTAATGCTTGTATTTgctgttaaacacattttgcacaaGTTTACCAGAACATTAACAAGGGTTCAGGAGCCTGTGTGTTGTAAATTTGAATATTATCAACTTAATTTGTCTAACTGCTGAGCCTAGCAGCCTCATATTATCCTCAGAATGAGGACTGTGGATTTTTTCCCTGATGATCTGTACTGGCTAATGCTTAACTCACACCAGAcaagaaaaactatttacattATATAATCTGGAAATTGTGCTATTAGGATAGGATTAACCATTATAATAttctacaaacatttaaactgatatAAAGAAATATACAAAGCAGTAAATTctcaaaggaaaatgtaaataataaccAGTTTTTTGTCCACCACTGCAGCAATGAGCTTCCAGTAAGTTCAGCGTCCACTCTGAAATCAGTTGCATTGTTGTTTCCTTAGAAACGCCAGAGACGCTGGACTTTGGCAGAATCCTCCTTCTCCAGTTGGCAATCGGCTTGTTCAGCCCCTTTTCTGCCCAGTACtttcccttctttttctccctccatctcttctGTTATATTGTTTGACTGGGCATCTTCAGTCAAACCCTTTAGCTGAGGCTTTGTCTTCTCTCATTAATAGATCCTCTGATTCAGAGTTTTTTTCAGTAAATCCACTTGTGTTTGGTTCTTACCGAGGAGTTAGGGTGTTATGTTCCAGGTCCAAGAACCACTAA
This window encodes:
- the jakmip1 gene encoding uncharacterized protein jakmip1 isoform X1; translation: MQHSQRLDHRLQMLRGEVRAMTLEKERGEQVWKERLQRCQRQLKAKEDEMSRQSQYFENFKTQLQHKLTLAQDREQSLQSRIYTLEKQLLDMIVSAATGAAMISAVRITGGTMTFWKQQERLTTMRGEGEGEEERKEEKRKQWQPSVETERESGQDGDEGKSEKDTEGERNKDTRQSSDEARLQRFILSLQEDLRVLLEREEDGMTERKRLMEQLQGAQENSHFLGCQMEEMKAEMQRLKLSESSLLEEAEELREENHRLQQVLKEATNQIPSQSSQISESTCRSLGTSSPNCSTICPRSSNTTMTHSFVRGFGEVQGATSEGLAQTYSSAVPHVHHQDAAETVQKKTNDHSSSAKSDPVNLSACQGSRTNPNFQTLSLTTETIDEFKLGTLCSRGILNLEKNPSEESDALREAYRSMGLQKDLEALQEHSDSLEVALQHTQQLLQVMSEENIQLNLHLKKQAEEEAEAEQGSSREKIILLSSCNGADHPQPSSTPDNTILSLAQDDLALALNQENRALADRIQELLAHIELREEEVKKEETQLKEHISKLEEDRASLEQEKQEQGCLITELTRKTEDDLNTIMDLQQNLEESREQHNLKVHVGSLGDNVLNREELQLISGQQIADLTTASAPGSQHNNPSGLLQNSLQNTLQVSSLTDQVDQLIKSIQILKTDREELLGHLNCLREQQKEVALSVQIQTEEKQHLTRTIWGLKEEKDNISKSLAGLKQEREEFSKAVSALKNSRDNFIRSMSGLKEEKETLSGLEKEKQALMESLSSGKLEQDQILQSIQCLQRQNAQLGHEGLNLKQERDELTNSLKCLKENRDQFSYTLQEDCDKLKKSINSLREEKGQAEHSVSCLKQEEKQLRLEIQGLRVEKNSVHSAFISQTQTEERKQMQHLLNPNGADMTLVGIEEYDAEKCHIKNFKGNSTWKQSDLMREIEALGEQLKRSREELEETRAETKKLQSELCQSEARREEAEKKATQATEKGMRVIDLASQVEEIRTENASLTSQVRELQSSLTGVVREKTDAQLVKTQIEEQYNILSAQLRAKSVALEELNSEYIALKQGQGSKNDLSGVLTSLWTRYNNIRAKYDALLKRKSHTDLDIAPLKAKLSCLVVKCQERNSLLVQMMKAMHRHGCMDSTLTQQVEQLLSDSALQDYTATFTPGKSVNTQNHSAGFKAGFISDLPHYSGGLPPDPSSPAILPSVNKGHQNGFSEPGVKCRDLKSENHTCTTRECTENLQYCSSEVTVEKSEKNANFSPVQELINIYDSPSPAAPLKEALNTNTTQLFHSACGSEKLEFHHPDMKGKFSPGFTNLTESSPSPSSPLSSQGSSPSRRLSSPEKIINLHKQLQKTLMSSYQAPMCRGREEQPRKSLLFSAPADLISGSQTSEQNIGFDNPHSNSSQVTTGHTTNIPVIKPTAINKSVTLFNAVGSRSAGVKLSPNVFTDNHNRTVTSKTTTFANSGSSHLPLATMPLNKAKSISSSGSMVSLPTTSTKQMTISDISDAPRPAATPLTLRATGLDLPLSIGSDTNPKNTASDRTASSMSAPPKVNIFNMTSKTDGAALSYDDFVFTASCTPTTHPSPENSETSARRSPAGLEKTKRARPKPEAPAEVSAVEVIRTVGQSSLMIGWERPPLDELGCSNGTFVYGYRVFIDGDFHKSVMSSACTKVTAPPVLNSCALSCSANTPKTQTAIHVLNVLLLCSTVYYGEC